Sequence from the Bacteroidales bacterium genome:
TATGAACATGAGAATACCATCTAAAATCTTATAAAAAAGAACGAAATGTAGTGGCACAAACCTCTATGCAAGCCATTACTGTGCTGTATATAAATCAATTACAAAAATGAAGTGTCAAACTCGGGAAAGTTTGTAGTATCCAGATAATCAGCATTCACAGGAAAGAGTCGAATATTGGTAGAAAACAGGTAAGATCATTATCGTGAAATAATTCTGTATAATAGACTCAACGAATCCCTTTTATGGCTGTAAGGCATAAATTGATATTACTCGCATTGTTTAGCTTTATGACCAGGGCCGGCTACAGCCAGCCCTGGTACTTCAATGAAGTTTATAACCCGAATGGCACCTGGGCTATTGGAGGGGGTATCATCGGTATGAATAACGGATATTTCGGATGTGCCTTATCTGGCGACAGTATTTCAGATTATTACTATAATACCTCTACGTTTATAATTAATCCCGAAGGAGAAATCACCTCCTGGAAAAATTTTGGCAAAGATGGATGTGACTTTTGGGCCGGTGATGAAGGAGGATTGACAATAAATAATAATTGTTACGGACTATTCGGCACAGTTGATGACTATTTAAACGATTCAATATATGGCCTTTTTTACAAGTTTGATAATTCTGGCGATACGATCTTGACGAAAACATTCACCAGTGATTCTGATACTATTTTCGTTGGAAGAATATGCACAACAACAAATGACGGAGGTTTTGCACTATTAGGCAATATTTCTGGTAACGAAGCTAATAAAGATATAATTCTTATTAAGACTGACTCCAATGGCAATGAATTATGGAGGAACCAATATGGATCTGATAGTAGTGATTGGGCTAAAAGTTTAATTCAGACATCTGATAATGGGTATGCAATAGGTAGTTGGAGACGTATCCCGTATATAGGGTATGAAGAAACTGCAGATCCGATTGTCTACAAAACCGATAGCCTGGGTAATTATGAATGGTTCCTCAATCTGGGTGGTCCGTTCCTGGATGATAAGCCCATGCTTTGTAACAGCCAGGATAGTTGCATCATTGTGCTGACTGCTTATGCAGATTCTATGATCACCCCTGAGTATGCTTATACGCGTACAAATTTGATTAAAATTAGTTTACAAGGTGATATCCTATGGAATAAGAAATATAAAACAAGTCAAACATTAAATTATATTTCTAATATTATTTGTTTAGAAAATGGTGATCTTTTAGCTTGTGGCGATTCCAGGATTTCGACATATTTACCCCACGCAGGTTGGCTTTTCCGTTTTAATTCAAATGGAGATAGTCTTTGGTACCGTGATTATTTTTACTATCCTGAAGACCCAAGTTTTGGAACTAATTATTTATATGATGTATCACAGACATCAGATAATGGATTTGTGGCTACCGGGCAGGCTTATACATTAGATCCACCCAATAATGTACAAAAAATGTGGGTATTGAAAGTTGATAGTGTAGGATGTGAAATTGAGAATTGCTGGGTGGGGATTGAGGAAGAACAAGAGCATGGAGGCATGGAGGCATGGGAGCGTGGAGGGTTGTTCTTATGGCCAAACCCGGCAAGGGATCAGATTCAGGTACGATTTTACATGGACGATGGACGGTTTTACAAGGATTTGGGATTGGAGATTTATGATATTTTCGGGAGAGAAGTGGGAGAGATCAATCTTCCCTCCCCCGCTGTGGGGGAGAGCCAGGGTGGGGGCTGGACAGTCGATGTTTCCGCCTACCCGCCGGGAATTTACCTCGTGAGGCTGAGGGATGGGAAGTTGGTGCGGGCAAGTGCGAAGTTTGTGGTGGTCAGGTAGTCAGCGGTCGGCGGTTGGTTATTGATGGCTAGCAATTTTAAAATCCGGATTGCTTTCGGAAGAACTTCGGAGAAGTTCCATATTTATAGAACTGGTGGCATCACAATAAATCTTTCCCCTCCCGCGATAATCCTGGTTTTCCCTTCCAATATTGGCATGGGAGGGGAATAAGGGGAGGGCAGAAAACACATGTTCCATTGTGCATTTCGCATTTTACATTTAATTTGATGATCCCCTACGGGGAATCGGTACTACGCGTATATTGCAGTTCTACAGTACTTTATCAACTACGCAGAATTACCCATCGCATCGGATAATGACAACATTCTGACCACTTTCTGACCACCTTATGAAAACCTTCTGACTACTTTATGACCACCTTATGACAACTTCCTGACCTTTATTTTGCTTTCCAACAAAGGCAGGTTATCTTTGTAAAATAAATCTCTTTCATTATGATAAGGTCCATGACAGGATTCGGTAAAAGTCAGGTTGATCTTCCCGGCAGGATTATCACGGTAGAGATCAGGTCGCTGAACAATAAACAACTCGACCTGAGCTTCAGGGCCCCGTCTGTTTACCGTGAAAAGGAGATGGCTACCAGGTCGCTGATAGCGCAGCGGTTGGAACGGGGTAAAGTGGATGTCAACATTAACGTTGAATCAAAGAATGACCAGCCGGTAATGTCGATCAATAAAAATATAGCCCTGCAATATTTTGAACAGTTGAAAGACCTGGCTGCTTCTATTCCAGAAAACCAGCACAGTGACCTTTTATCAATACTTGTCCGTATGCCGGATGTACTGAAATCCGAAAAGGAAGAATTTTCGGAAGAAGAGTGGGTTCTGATCAGCCAGGCACTCTCAGCAGCCATTGATGAGGTGGATAAATTCCGCATAGCTGAAGGGACGATTTTACAAAAGGATTTTGTTTTCCGTATTGAACGTATTCTTGCTTTACTCAATGATATTGATCCCCTTGAAAGTGTAAGAATAGCAAATATCAAAACTAAATTCGAAATGCGCCTGGAAGAAATCAGCCAGGATAAATCCTACGACCGGAACCGGCTCGAGCAGGAGCTGATCTATTATTTTGAGAAGCTGGATATCACTGAGGAAAAGATCAGGCTTCAAAAGCATTGCGAATTTTTTATCCTGACCCTGCCTGAGTTGGAATCTCCGGGTAAAAAGCTTGGGTTCATTACCCAGGAAATAGGAAGGGAAATCAACACACTGGGATCTAAAGCGAATGAGGCCCAGATACAGATGATCGTGGTTCAGATGAAGGACGAACTGGAAAAGATCAAAGAACAATTGGCCAACATACTTTGAGGTGAAAGGTAAATTTATCATCGTCAGCGCTCCCTCAGGGGCAGGAAAAACATCGATCGTGAGGCGCCTGCTGAAGGCCGGCCTGAATCTGGAATTTTCCGTTTCATCCGCCAGTCGCCCACCACGGGTAAATGAAATAAATGGTAAAGATTACTTCTTCATATCCATTGAAGAGTTCAGGAATAAGATCAGGAATGGCGAATTGCTCGAATGGCAGGAGGTATATGCGGATCAATACTACGGAACACTAAAATCAGAAGTCGAAAGGATCTGGAAGAACGGTCACCATGTGCTCTTCGACCTGGATGTGCAAGGCGGTATAAACCTGAAGAACCTGTATCCTGATATCTCCCTGGCCTTATTTATCATGCCACCATCGCTGGAAGAACTGGAAAAACGCCTGAGGCTGAGATCAACAGAGAACGAGGAAAGTCTACAAAAGCGATTGGAAAAAGCCGGTTACGAAATGACTTTCTCAGGAAAATTCGATAAAATCATAATAAATGATAATCTCGAAAAAGCAACCAGTGAAGCTATCCGGAATATCAGCCTATTTCTGAAATCATGACCGACTCGCCAAAAATAAAAAAAGTGGGGCTCTTTTTCGGATCTTTCAATCCCATTCATACCGGTCATATGATCATTGCCGGTTATATGCTCGGGTTTACCGATCTGGATGATGTCTGGATGGTAATTTCACCGCATAATCCGCTAAAGGAGAAGAAAACCCTGCTGGCCGACCATCACCGGTATGCGATGGTACAGATCGCCGTTGAAGATAACCCCAGGCTTAGGGCCTGCAACATGGAGTTTAAGATGCCACAGCCTTCTTACACCATAGATACGATGGTCAGGCTGGAAGAAAAACATCCCGATCACCAGTTCGTGCTGATCGCAGGGACCGATATCTTCCCGACTTTTCATAAATGGAAGAATTACGCGACACTTCTTGAAAATTACAAATTCTACATTTACCGGCGCCCCGGTTTTGATGCAGGACCTTATGCCTCACATCCCCATGTTGTCATCTTTGATGCTCCGCTGATGGAGATCTCGTCCAGTTTTATCCGCCAGGCTGTTATTGATGGAAGAGACATCCGCTATTTCGTTCCCGATAAGGTTTATGAATATATAATTGAGATGCATTTCTATGAGAAATAAGCAAGTTTTATTGGTTTTATTCCTTATCCCGGGAATTTTGCTGATTAGTTGTGCCCGTCAGGGTTCGCCTTCCGGCGGCCCAAAAGACATTACCCCCCCGGAGGTCAGGTCTGCATTCCCTCCTGACCGTTCGGTTTCTTTTAATGCAAAGAAAATCACGATCTCCTTTGATGAATTCATCCAGCTCAAGGATCCGGCAAAAGAGATCTTTATTTCACCACCAATGAGAACCCGGCCGGAATTCAAAACTATTGGAAAGAATATCACGGTGGAATTTATGGAGGAACTGAAGCCGAACTCAACTTATACGATCAATTTTGGAAATTCGATCATCGATTATTCCGAGAATAATCCCCTTACAAATTTTGAGTATGTGTTTTCTACCGGGGACCATATCGATTCTTTATCCATAAGCGGAATAGTCATTAATGCTTTCAACCATCAGCCTGAAGTTGAAATTATCGCAATGGTTTATACAGATGAGAATGATACGATTCCGCTGGATTCGCTTCCCTTGAAAATTCCGCCAAGAAGCGCATCTAAAACGACGGAAGACGGCTCATTCAGAATAAACAACCTTGCACAAGGTCAGTATAAGCTTGTTGCATTGCAGGATTTAAATAACAATTACATATTTGACCTCCCGAACGAACGCTTTGCTTTCCTGGACAGCCTGATAACGATAGCACCCCCCGAACCAATCATTGATACTGCCGTATCCACTAATAACGACACAATTTTACCACCAGCTTTCCAGATCGTTCCGAAAGAATCATTTACACTTTACTTATTTGAAGAAATAGATTCCACTCAAAGATTGCTGAGCAAGAAACTGTTTGGCAGCAGTTTGCTACAGTATATTTTCCGTATGCCGGTGGATTCTGTTGAGATCTCCCCGGTAGATTTTCAACCTGCCCGTCCTGATTGGTATATACCGGAATTTAACAAAACGAAAGATACCTTGAATTTCTGGCTGAGGTCCGGCCTTCCGGATACGATCAGGGTGAGAGTCAGCGCCGGTGATTCCCTGGTTGATACAACAAGGTTTTTTCCCGGCAGAACAACTCCGGCCCGGCCCGGAAAGCGAAGAGAATCAGCAAAGGAAGGATTGAAGGTCAATTCAAGCGCTTTGACAGGCCTTTTAGACCTTAACAAGCATTTCAGTCTTTTCTTTGCCAGCCCGATCCAGTATTTTGACCCCGGCAAACTCACCCTCTATACTTCGACTGATACCCTTGTTCCATTGTTTTCCTTTTCCGATTCGCTCCGGAGAAAAGGTGATTTGTCATATAAATGGCTCGAAAAGGAAGCTTATAAATTACTGATTGAAGATTCTGCATTCTGCGATTTGAGCGGATTATATAACGACAGCATTACTATCGTATTTAAAGTAAGGGCGTTGGAAGATTATGGCATTTTAATGATGGATATTGCATTACCTGAAAAATCAGGTCAGTACATCCTTCAGCTGTTGGATGACAAAGAAAATGTAATGCAGGAAAAAACCTTGACCAATACAGGCATAAATCGGTTCGAATACCTGAAGCCAGGAAATTATATGCTAAAAGTTATTTTTGATGCCAATTCGAACGGGAAATGGGATACGGGGAAATATAACAAGAATTTATTGCCGGAGCGTGTGGAATACTATATGCCTCCGCTCAGCATAAGGGCAAATTGGGATCTGCAGGAAGAATGGAAGTTGCAATAATCTGATTATTCGTCATTGCAACGGTTCAGGCAATCAACTATTTCGGTAAGCACCTTATTTTTAATTGAATAAAAAATCTTTTTGCCATCACGCCGGGATGCAAGCACTCCTTTATTTTTCAGGATATTAAGATGGTGAGAGGCCGCAGCCTGCTCAATCTTCAGTTTTTTGTAAATATCCGTAACGCTCATTTGATTGCCGTCATGCAATAATTCAATGATAGCAATCCGCATCGGATGGGCCATGGCTCTTAGCTTACTGGCAGCCTGTTCGAGCTTTTCAATTTGTATCTGAACTTTTCCCATATTTATAAATTTTTTGCTAAAATATAAAATTACATTCCAGCTTTATAAATATATATATATATTTTATGTTATTTATATCTATTCTAAAAAAACAGGCGTGAATTTAAAGCTTCCTCCGTCAAAAAGACCTTTGTCGCTAAGTTTAAGTTCAGGGATCACCAAAAGGGCCATAAATGAAAGTGTCATAAATGGTGCCCTGAGTTTAGTCCCTAATGACCGTGCTTTCTGATCAATCTGTTCATATTTTGCAGCGATTTCAAAACCATCGGCTTCTGACATGAGCCCGGCGACAGGAAGCGGCAGGTGATAAATATTTTCTCCATCGACACAACAGATCCCGCCTTTTGAATCCACAAGGGTATTGACAGCTTTTGCGATATCTTCGTCCTTCACGCCAACTGCAATGATATTATGGCTGTCATGGGCAACCGTGGAAGCAATAGCTCCCCACTTCAGGCCGAAGCTCCTGATGAATGCCACGGCAGGTGGTACCGGCTTATAACGGTTCAGAACAGTAATTTTAAGAATATCGCTTTCGGGATCGCTGACCACATTATTATTTTCGACTTTTGTAACCTCCGTTAACTCATGGGTAATTAACTGCCCTTCCAGGGCCTCAATGACCCTTATCTTTTTCCCAAGTGGTTTAACAGCAAGCTCTTCCGCCGATATCCGGCGGGCTTCAAAACGGTTAACCGGATTTTCGCTTACAGACCGGATGAGGCTTTTCCCATTATCTGCCACGAGCATTCCATCGATATAGGTCTTTAAAACATTGAAAATCCCGGGATCATCAATAACGATAAAATCCGCAGGATCACCGGGTTGCAAAAGGCCGGTGCCAAGGTTATAATGTTTTTTGGGATTCAGGGTACAGGCTTTGATGACTGATATGGGATCATAGCCTTTTAAAATTGCCCTACGGGCGATGTCATTAATATGCCTGCGCAATAAATCATCGGGATGCCGGTCATCGGAGCAGAACATGACCTGGTCAGGGAAAGCATCCAACAACGGGGCCAGGGTATCAAAATTGCGGGCAGCGCTGCCTTCCCGGATCAGGATGTTCATGCCAAATTTTGCCTTCTCTATTCCTTCCTCAAGTGTAAAACACTCATGATCGGTCGAAATGCCTGCCTGGATATACTTGCGTGCTTCCTCGCCCATAAGGCCCGGAGCATGGCCATCGACCGGCTTTCCATATTTCCTGGCCAGGGCCAGTTTGGCCATCACGTTTACATCTCCCATTAAAACTCCGGGAAAATTCATCATTTCCGACAGGTAACCGATCTCATCCATCTGCAGCAACTCATCAATTTCATCAACTCCCAGGCTTGCCCCGGCCGTTTCAAATGGAGTGGCCGGCACACAGGAAGAGGCGCCAAAGTAAAATTTGAACGGGACTTTTTTCCCGTTTGCGATCATAAACCTGATCCCTTCCACACCAAGCACATTGGCTATTTCATGCGGATCGGAAACCGTGGCCACTGTTCCGTGGATTACAGCTAAACGGGCGAATTCCGAAGGAATGAGCATTGAACTCTCAATGTGGATATGGGCATCAATCAATCCCGGAAGAATGTATACCGATTCTTTCACCGGCTCTTCCTTCACAGTAGTGATCTTTCCATCACTAACCTGCACTGTCCCGGGAAATATCCGGCCACTGACCACATCAATTATCCTTCCCTCAACAGAAAAAGAATTTTCTTTCATAATTAATTGGTTATAGGTACAAAGTTAGGACTTTTTATTGATAATCTTATTGGCAAGCTGTCCGCAGGCTGCATCTATATCTTTGCCGCGGCTTCGCCTGATGTTGACAACCAGGTTTTTACGATCGAGGAAATCTTTAAAAGCTTCCGTCCGCTCCTGTCCGGAGTCTTCATAAGGTACATTCTCCACCGGATTGTACTGGATCAGGTTGATCTTGACGGGGAAGTTTTTGCAGAATTCAGCCAATGCCCTGGCATCGGCCATTGTATCATTGAAACCCCTGAGCATCACATATTCAAGGGTTATACGGGTGTGGGTCTGCTCATGAAAGTATTTCACTGCTTCGATCAGGTCATCAAGGGTATTCCGCAAGTTATAAGGGATGATCTGGTTACGTTTTTCATTAACGGCAGAATGTAAAGAAAGGGCCAGGTTAAACCTGACTTTATCTTTTCCAAGCTGCCGGATCATCGGGGCGATACCGACAGTTGAAACGGTAATCCGCTGGGGTGACATCGCCAGGCTGTCTTCCGCGGTAATTTTTGCAACAGATTGCAGTACATTATGATAATTCAGCATTGGTTCACCCATTCCCATATAGACGATATGGCTGAGTGCCTGGCCATACTCCCGGCGGGCAGTCTCACCAATAATGGCAACCTGGTCGAATATTTCATCGAAATTGAGGTTCCTGATATAGCGGATCATTCCGGTAGCGCAGAATTTACAGGCCAGGTTGCAGCCGACCTGCGAGGAAATGCAGGCCGTCATCCTGGTACCTGAAGGGATCAGCACGCCTTCGATAATATGCTCGTCGAAGAGCTTAAACGACATTTTGATGGTCCCATCCTCACTCTTCTGGGTAGTATTGATTTCCAGTGCATTGATGGTATAATGCTGTTTAAGCAAATCCCTTGTTTTAAGAGAGATATCAGTCATCTGGTCGAAAGAGCGGGCTGTTTTCTTCCATAGCCAGTCGTAAACCTGCCGGGCCCGAAAGCGTTCCCCTCCTTGTTCCCTGAAAAATTTTTCCAACTCGGCCAGGGTTTGGGTTCTGATATTGATAATGTCTTTGTTCAATCTTTATCATTTTTAAAAACCGGGATCAGATCCAGTTCGTGTTGCTGAAAATACTTCCGGGTTTGTTTAAAATCTTCAGAGATACCTAATAAAAATCCACCGCCGCCGGATCCGCAGAGTTTCATTTTAAAATCACTGCGTTGAAGGCCTGATTCCCAGATAGCTTTCATATTTGAGGGGATCATTTCAGGAAGAAATTCAAATTGAAAAGTTGATAAATCAGCCAGGTGACTGAAGAATGGTTCCATTTCGCCTTTCAACAATGTTTCAATACAACCATTATTCGCCGGGATAAACACCTCCCTCACGCGTTTTATAAATTTCTCTTCCTTACATCTTGCAAAAAACAGATTGACCAAAGGGCCTGTTTTACCAAGGGTACCGGAATCGACGAGAAAAATGGCGCTATTGGCACCAAATTTATCCCTGGGAATACCCACTGTTTCTATCTGAAGTTTATTTCTGATCAGCAGCGGGTGGCGGATGTAACATAGTAATGGGTCGAGACCGGAGCTGACACCGTGAAAGTAAGATTCCATCCGCGAAAAAACTTCTTTCAGATCTGATATTTCCGTCCCGGTCAATATCTTCCTGTTTTTGACGCCCTGTAAAACATACTGGTCATAAACCGCGGCCACAAGGGCACCTGAACTGCCTATGCCATAGCCCTGCGGGATATTTGATTCGAAGTAAAGGCCTTTATTGATATCATTTTCAAACCGTTCCAGATCAAGTTTAAACCTGGAACCTGATCCATTTTGCAAATCTTTTAAATACTGCAGATAATCCCTCAGGTGCTTGTTTGACTCAACTGCCAGTTCATACTTTGTATATTGCTCCTGGTTGACGAATCTAAGCTCACCGGTAAAATGGGCGTAAGGTATGGTAAGTCCCATCGAATCGCAGATAACACTGTATTCGCCGAACAACATGATCTTCGCGTAAAATACCTCACCCTTCATTTTCCAAATTTCAAGTTTCAAGTTTCATGTTTCAGAATTTAATTTCTCCGGACCACTACCAATCCCGTCATCTATCCATTTTTCATCTTCGCAGTAATTCACCAATTCTTCATTGATCCATTTCCGAACGGCCAGGTTATGTAGTGCCGGATATAGCATGTGGACATTAGGGCCTGCATCCAGGGTAAAGCAAACAGGGATCTTCGTTTCTTTTCTGAACATCCGTATGGCATTAACAATATTCAGGGTGTTAGGTTCAATAAGCAGATAAGACTGATATGAAGACATCATCAGGGCATGCAGGTTTAAGGCTTCAGATTCAGTTATCCTGATGAACCCGTCAAAATCCCCGGAGCGGAGAGCTTTTGAAAGATCCAACATATTGGTCATAGCCATTTCATAACGTGGTCCGGCGAAGGGATGGCCCTCCATCAGGGAATGTCCTGCCCGGCTGCTTACCTCTTTTTCCTTACTGCTGACCACCAGGATCGCATCTTTCATGCCTTTGAATACCGGGTTCACCTCATAAGGCACCGGGATAGCGAATTCATCGGATGTCCCGGTAAGTTTTGGTACATATCCCCAAATCACATATCCTCCGTAAACCGACCGGCAGGCACTTCCGGATGCCAGCCGGGAAAGTCGGGAGGCTTCCTGCAGGAACGGTTGCTGCGGTATGGAAATCCCGCTAAAGCGGGATAGAAAGTCAGTTGCGCAGAGTCCCAGCGCACTCATACTTGAAGCCGAGGATGCGATACCTGTTGAATGGGGAAATGTGTTGGAACTGGAAATTCTGAAAGTGAATTCATTCAAAAATGGATATTCTGTAAATAAAGACTGGAGGTAAAGGGCAATTTTTTTCTCAAAATTCTCCTGTTTCCTGCCTTCAAATAAGAATTCAAGCCATGGAACGCCTGCTTTTTCATCCTTCGGCCAGAATTCCAAAGTCATCTCAGTATAAGCCCTGCTTAGGGTCATGCTCAATGAAGGGTTTGCAGGTATCTGGACCTTTTTCTTCCCCCAATATTTGACCAGGGCGATGTTTGAAGGGCTTCGCCAGGATATTTTACCAGATTTAAATTCGCTA
This genomic interval carries:
- a CDS encoding YicC family protein, which codes for MIRSMTGFGKSQVDLPGRIITVEIRSLNNKQLDLSFRAPSVYREKEMATRSLIAQRLERGKVDVNINVESKNDQPVMSINKNIALQYFEQLKDLAASIPENQHSDLLSILVRMPDVLKSEKEEFSEEEWVLISQALSAAIDEVDKFRIAEGTILQKDFVFRIERILALLNDIDPLESVRIANIKTKFEMRLEEISQDKSYDRNRLEQELIYYFEKLDITEEKIRLQKHCEFFILTLPELESPGKKLGFITQEIGREINTLGSKANEAQIQMIVVQMKDELEKIKEQLANIL
- the rlmN gene encoding 23S rRNA (adenine(2503)-C(2))-methyltransferase RlmN, which codes for MNKDIINIRTQTLAELEKFFREQGGERFRARQVYDWLWKKTARSFDQMTDISLKTRDLLKQHYTINALEINTTQKSEDGTIKMSFKLFDEHIIEGVLIPSGTRMTACISSQVGCNLACKFCATGMIRYIRNLNFDEIFDQVAIIGETARREYGQALSHIVYMGMGEPMLNYHNVLQSVAKITAEDSLAMSPQRITVSTVGIAPMIRQLGKDKVRFNLALSLHSAVNEKRNQIIPYNLRNTLDDLIEAVKYFHEQTHTRITLEYVMLRGFNDTMADARALAEFCKNFPVKINLIQYNPVENVPYEDSGQERTEAFKDFLDRKNLVVNIRRSRGKDIDAACGQLANKIINKKS
- a CDS encoding Ig-like domain-containing protein → MRNKQVLLVLFLIPGILLISCARQGSPSGGPKDITPPEVRSAFPPDRSVSFNAKKITISFDEFIQLKDPAKEIFISPPMRTRPEFKTIGKNITVEFMEELKPNSTYTINFGNSIIDYSENNPLTNFEYVFSTGDHIDSLSISGIVINAFNHQPEVEIIAMVYTDENDTIPLDSLPLKIPPRSASKTTEDGSFRINNLAQGQYKLVALQDLNNNYIFDLPNERFAFLDSLITIAPPEPIIDTAVSTNNDTILPPAFQIVPKESFTLYLFEEIDSTQRLLSKKLFGSSLLQYIFRMPVDSVEISPVDFQPARPDWYIPEFNKTKDTLNFWLRSGLPDTIRVRVSAGDSLVDTTRFFPGRTTPARPGKRRESAKEGLKVNSSALTGLLDLNKHFSLFFASPIQYFDPGKLTLYTSTDTLVPLFSFSDSLRRKGDLSYKWLEKEAYKLLIEDSAFCDLSGLYNDSITIVFKVRALEDYGILMMDIALPEKSGQYILQLLDDKENVMQEKTLTNTGINRFEYLKPGNYMLKVIFDANSNGKWDTGKYNKNLLPERVEYYMPPLSIRANWDLQEEWKLQ
- a CDS encoding metalloregulator ArsR/SmtB family transcription factor, with protein sequence MGKVQIQIEKLEQAASKLRAMAHPMRIAIIELLHDGNQMSVTDIYKKLKIEQAAASHHLNILKNKGVLASRRDGKKIFYSIKNKVLTEIVDCLNRCNDE
- the nadD gene encoding nicotinate (nicotinamide) nucleotide adenylyltransferase, which encodes MGLFFGSFNPIHTGHMIIAGYMLGFTDLDDVWMVISPHNPLKEKKTLLADHHRYAMVQIAVEDNPRLRACNMEFKMPQPSYTIDTMVRLEEKHPDHQFVLIAGTDIFPTFHKWKNYATLLENYKFYIYRRPGFDAGPYASHPHVVIFDAPLMEISSSFIRQAVIDGRDIRYFVPDKVYEYIIEMHFYEK
- the gmk gene encoding guanylate kinase, with product MKGKFIIVSAPSGAGKTSIVRRLLKAGLNLEFSVSSASRPPRVNEINGKDYFFISIEEFRNKIRNGELLEWQEVYADQYYGTLKSEVERIWKNGHHVLFDLDVQGGINLKNLYPDISLALFIMPPSLEELEKRLRLRSTENEESLQKRLEKAGYEMTFSGKFDKIIINDNLEKATSEAIRNISLFLKS
- the ade gene encoding adenine deaminase, whose amino-acid sequence is MKENSFSVEGRIIDVVSGRIFPGTVQVSDGKITTVKEEPVKESVYILPGLIDAHIHIESSMLIPSEFARLAVIHGTVATVSDPHEIANVLGVEGIRFMIANGKKVPFKFYFGASSCVPATPFETAGASLGVDEIDELLQMDEIGYLSEMMNFPGVLMGDVNVMAKLALARKYGKPVDGHAPGLMGEEARKYIQAGISTDHECFTLEEGIEKAKFGMNILIREGSAARNFDTLAPLLDAFPDQVMFCSDDRHPDDLLRRHINDIARRAILKGYDPISVIKACTLNPKKHYNLGTGLLQPGDPADFIVIDDPGIFNVLKTYIDGMLVADNGKSLIRSVSENPVNRFEARRISAEELAVKPLGKKIRVIEALEGQLITHELTEVTKVENNNVVSDPESDILKITVLNRYKPVPPAVAFIRSFGLKWGAIASTVAHDSHNIIAVGVKDEDIAKAVNTLVDSKGGICCVDGENIYHLPLPVAGLMSEADGFEIAAKYEQIDQKARSLGTKLRAPFMTLSFMALLVIPELKLSDKGLFDGGSFKFTPVFLE
- a CDS encoding T9SS type A sorting domain-containing protein translates to MAVRHKLILLALFSFMTRAGYSQPWYFNEVYNPNGTWAIGGGIIGMNNGYFGCALSGDSISDYYYNTSTFIINPEGEITSWKNFGKDGCDFWAGDEGGLTINNNCYGLFGTVDDYLNDSIYGLFYKFDNSGDTILTKTFTSDSDTIFVGRICTTTNDGGFALLGNISGNEANKDIILIKTDSNGNELWRNQYGSDSSDWAKSLIQTSDNGYAIGSWRRIPYIGYEETADPIVYKTDSLGNYEWFLNLGGPFLDDKPMLCNSQDSCIIVLTAYADSMITPEYAYTRTNLIKISLQGDILWNKKYKTSQTLNYISNIICLENGDLLACGDSRISTYLPHAGWLFRFNSNGDSLWYRDYFYYPEDPSFGTNYLYDVSQTSDNGFVATGQAYTLDPPNNVQKMWVLKVDSVGCEIENCWVGIEEEQEHGGMEAWERGGLFLWPNPARDQIQVRFYMDDGRFYKDLGLEIYDIFGREVGEINLPSPAVGESQGGGWTVDVSAYPPGIYLVRLRDGKLVRASAKFVVVR